A single region of the Gemella sp. zg-570 genome encodes:
- a CDS encoding DEAD/DEAH box helicase: protein MKYVPHSYQEYAKEFIVKNKVAALLLEMGLGKSVTTLTAIDELIYDRFEVSKVLVIAPLRVAISTWPSEIKKWEHLNRLTYSVVVGTEKERLLSLNKKVNIYIINRENIDWLVNKSRVTFDFDMVVIDELSSFKSYQSKRVKSLLKVRPYIKRIVGLTGTPSSNGLMDLWAEFRILDFGERLGRYISHYRSTYFVPDKRNGAIVYSYKPQKNAEERIYEKISDITISMKAKDHLKMPDLVMNEVNVELSNKDKTKYEEFRKEMVMQVSDREIDAVNAASLSNKLLQMASGSIYDEDGKFYEIHDKKLDALEDLIEGANGKPVLVAYWFKSDKERIEKRFKVKEIKTSEDIAEWNKGNIPVALVHPASAGHGLNLQQGGSTLIWYSLTWSLELYQQTNARLYRQGQTQTVVIQHIITKGTIDEDVLKALKRKDKIQTALMNAVKAQIE, encoded by the coding sequence GAATTCATTGTGAAGAATAAGGTAGCTGCTTTGCTACTTGAAATGGGTTTAGGCAAAAGTGTCACAACACTAACAGCTATTGATGAGCTTATATACGATAGATTTGAAGTGAGTAAGGTTTTAGTTATAGCACCGCTTAGAGTAGCGATTAGTACATGGCCAAGTGAAATCAAAAAATGGGAACATTTAAATAGACTAACTTACTCAGTGGTAGTTGGAACTGAGAAAGAACGCTTGTTGTCTTTAAACAAGAAAGTAAATATTTATATCATTAATCGTGAAAATATAGATTGGTTAGTGAACAAAAGTAGAGTAACGTTCGATTTTGATATGGTAGTCATTGATGAACTGAGTTCTTTTAAATCATATCAAAGTAAACGAGTGAAAAGTTTACTAAAGGTTCGACCGTACATTAAACGCATAGTTGGTTTAACAGGAACACCAAGCAGTAATGGTTTGATGGATTTGTGGGCTGAGTTTAGAATACTTGATTTTGGAGAAAGACTGGGTCGATATATTAGTCACTACCGCAGCACATACTTTGTTCCCGATAAGCGAAATGGTGCAATTGTATATAGCTATAAGCCACAAAAGAATGCTGAAGAACGAATCTATGAAAAAATTTCAGATATTACCATTTCAATGAAAGCCAAAGACCATCTGAAGATGCCGGATTTAGTCATGAATGAAGTAAATGTAGAGCTGAGCAATAAAGATAAAACAAAGTACGAAGAGTTTAGAAAAGAAATGGTTATGCAAGTAAGTGATAGGGAAATTGATGCTGTAAATGCTGCAAGTCTATCCAACAAACTACTACAGATGGCGAGTGGTAGTATTTATGATGAAGATGGAAAGTTTTATGAAATCCATGATAAAAAATTAGATGCACTGGAAGACTTAATTGAAGGAGCAAATGGGAAGCCAGTGCTAGTGGCGTATTGGTTTAAATCAGATAAAGAACGAATTGAAAAAAGATTCAAAGTAAAAGAAATCAAAACAAGCGAAGATATAGCTGAGTGGAATAAAGGGAACATTCCAGTAGCACTCGTCCACCCAGCAAGTGCAGGGCATGGTTTGAATTTACAACAAGGCGGCTCTACTTTGATTTGGTATTCACTCACTTGGTCATTGGAGTTGTACCAACAAACCAACGCACGGCTTTATCGTCAAGGGCAAACACAAACAGTGGTGATTCAACACATTATCACTAAAGGCACGATAGATGAAGATGTCCTAAAGGCATTGAAACGAAAAGATAAAATACAAACGGCACTGATGAATGCCGTGAAAGCACAGATTGAGTAG